The following coding sequences lie in one Apium graveolens cultivar Ventura chromosome 1, ASM990537v1, whole genome shotgun sequence genomic window:
- the LOC141721873 gene encoding uncharacterized protein LOC141721873: MTSYPLRKVMYKPETTGRMLKWTIEIGQFEVDYKPRTAIKGHALADFILEFPPTKKWIRGGFIVIPEINREYQAKGPRTELYLMCEKRIIGMFHEVRLELITGRHNEGADKLEKLGSRHEATLLGVVPLDIQRRPNMPLHEIISIVSGLDTTWMTLILAYLKEGLLLDIKNETRRMRYKVARYVIYDRTLYRREFNVPLLKCIDGNECNYILREVHEGICGNHLGGSSLA, translated from the exons ATGACCTCTTATCCCCTTAGGAAGGTGATGTACAAGCCTGAGACTACTGGTCGAATGTTAAAATGGACAATAGAGATCGGCCAGTTTGAGGTGGATTATAAGCCTAGGACCGCGATTAAAGGCCATGCCTTGGCCGATTTTATCCTAGAGTTCCCCCCCACCAAGAAGTGGATCAGGGGGGGTTTCATTGTCATACCTGAG ATAAACAGGGAGTACCAAGCTAAAGGGCCGAGAACAGAACTTTATTTGATGTGTGAAAAAAGAATAATTGGCATGTTCCATGAAGTAAGGTTGGAGCTTATCACAGGAAGGCATAATGAAGGCGCGGACAAGCTGGAAAAACTGGGCTCGCGTCATGAAGCCACTCTGTTAGGGGTCGTTCCCCTTGATATACAGAGGCGGCCCAATATGCCCTTACACGAGATTATTAGCATTGTTAGCGGTCTCGACACAACATGGATGACTCTTATTTTGGCTTACTTAAAAGAAGGATTGCTTCTAGACATAAAGAATGAGACAAGGAGGATGAGGTACAAGGTAGCTCGCTATGTGATATATGATAGGACTCTTTACAGAAGAGAGTTCAATGTGCCCCTCCTCAAATGCATAGATGGAAATGAGTGCAACTATATCCTGAGGGAGGTACATGAGGGAATTTGTGGCAATCACTTGGGGGGTAGTTCTCTAGCTTAG
- the LOC141661629 gene encoding uncharacterized protein LOC141661629 produces the protein MNTSPGLHKTGSHTLKVSNTPSHSNTLSSRLSFQWLKIGALVLLLRLNGRPSSITFQSYSVTVENIYAVEVSACPSLVEIKRLPNKVLRWCAGTDNNTMYTMVFSVHTLNDTTFIDDMYAGECQDSTSLNQDLIQGNLHSNFRHTRRKFLNFFIKFAF, from the exons ATGAATACATCTCCAGGCTTGCACAAAACAGGCTCACACACACTCAAAGTCTCAAACACTCCCTCTCACTCAAACACTCTCTCATCTCGACTGTC GTTTCAATGGTTGAAAATTGGGGCTTTAGTTCTTTTGCTTAGATTAAACG GGAGACCTTCTAGTATTACGTTTCAGAGTTACTCTGTAACAGTTGAGAACATATATGCGGTTGAAGTGAGTGCTTGCCCATCCCTTGTAGAGATCAAGAGGCTGCCAAACAAAGTCCTGCGTTGGTGTG CTGGGACAGATAACAACACAATGTATACAATGGTTTTTTCTGTTCACACTCTGAATGACACAACATTTATAGATGATATGTATGCGGGTGAATGCCAAGATTCCACTAGTTTGAATCAAGATCTTATCCAAGGGAATCTCCATTCAAACTTCAGACACACAAGACGGAAGTTCTTAAATTTTTTTATCAAGTTTGCTTTTTAA